A window of the Branchiibius hedensis genome harbors these coding sequences:
- a CDS encoding magnesium and cobalt transport protein CorA, producing the protein MPTWKRWGNDDIPEVLRALGSARPAPQPGSAEPVEAARPVDSSVVERAVYLDGHRVDRPETIGEVRDCLSLHETEASSAPMAWIGVHGASEDQIHELAATFNLHPLAVEDAILAHQRPKIERYGDTLFVVLRAATYEDRTETVAFGEIHVFLGPDFVITVRHSPDPSLKPVRDRLEANPELLALGPEAVLYAVADYVVDGYGPVVAGLENDIDEIEAQVFESDPTVSRRIYELSQEVLGFQRAVRPLLDVLHHIEDGFAKYGTKEELQNNFRDVADHATIVAERVSGFRESLANILTLNATMVAQTQNEEMRRLTEAGMAQNDEVKKISAWAAILFAPSLISGIYGMNFAKMPELSWAEGYPFSLALMVLVCGTLFVVFKRKKWL; encoded by the coding sequence GTGCCGACCTGGAAGCGCTGGGGGAACGACGACATCCCCGAGGTGTTGCGTGCGCTGGGGTCTGCCCGACCTGCGCCCCAACCCGGTTCCGCCGAGCCGGTCGAAGCCGCACGGCCGGTTGATTCATCGGTCGTGGAGCGCGCGGTCTACCTGGATGGGCACCGAGTCGATCGGCCGGAGACGATCGGTGAAGTCCGCGACTGTCTGTCGCTGCACGAGACGGAGGCGAGCAGCGCGCCGATGGCGTGGATCGGCGTACACGGTGCCAGTGAAGATCAGATCCACGAGTTGGCGGCGACGTTCAACCTGCACCCGCTCGCGGTGGAGGATGCGATCCTGGCCCACCAACGACCCAAGATCGAACGCTACGGAGACACCCTCTTCGTGGTGTTGCGCGCCGCGACCTACGAGGACCGCACGGAGACAGTGGCCTTCGGGGAGATCCACGTCTTCCTCGGCCCCGACTTCGTCATCACCGTGCGGCACAGTCCGGACCCGTCGCTCAAGCCGGTGCGCGACCGTCTCGAGGCCAACCCGGAACTGTTGGCGCTGGGACCGGAGGCGGTGCTGTACGCCGTCGCGGACTACGTCGTGGACGGCTATGGCCCGGTCGTCGCCGGCCTGGAGAACGACATCGATGAGATCGAAGCGCAGGTCTTCGAATCCGATCCGACGGTGTCGCGGCGGATCTACGAGTTGTCCCAAGAAGTCCTCGGATTCCAACGTGCAGTGCGGCCGCTGTTGGACGTGCTGCACCACATCGAGGACGGTTTCGCGAAATACGGCACCAAGGAAGAACTGCAGAACAACTTCCGGGACGTCGCCGACCACGCCACGATCGTCGCGGAGCGGGTCAGCGGATTCCGCGAATCGCTGGCGAACATCCTGACGTTGAACGCGACCATGGTGGCGCAGACCCAGAACGAGGAGATGCGCCGGCTGACCGAGGCTGGGATGGCCCAGAACGACGAGGTCAAGAAGATCTCGGCGTGGGCGGCGATCCTCTTCGCGCCGTCGCTGATCTCGGGGATCTACGGGATGAACTTCGCCAAGATGCCGGAGTTGAGTTGGGCCGAGGGGTATCCGTTCAGTCTGGCGCTCATGGTCCTGGTGTGCGGAACGCTCTTCGTGGTGTTCAAACGGAAGAAGTGGTTGTGA
- a CDS encoding Clp protease N-terminal domain-containing protein yields MFNRFDTETRIAVMQAIDEARELGHDQVGTDHLLLGLLANARGDAARALTQAGLDFPTAEAAVIAYHEANPATEPEAESASADEELDDDLAADREALAAVGIDLDSVRDAVRRRFGTDIADGWGGGRRGDGFGPRGRGRGRRGPRSERLGPMRRFSPELREVITSLMHEAKMDFAQSRLDEAQERLNEQREAGPRDFADSPDGGPRGFEGRGPRGRGRGHHTHHRFAPGGPREGMRPGPGEWGFGPGEFDGRGPGRGEGRGEGRGEGRGARRGFGGGPRLSADKALVALLQSDDPALAAVLGQVDRAAIIAAVSVDA; encoded by the coding sequence ATGTTCAACCGTTTCGATACTGAAACCCGGATCGCCGTCATGCAGGCGATCGACGAGGCCCGCGAACTGGGTCACGACCAGGTGGGCACCGACCACCTGTTGCTCGGCCTGTTGGCCAACGCCCGCGGCGACGCGGCGCGCGCCTTGACCCAGGCCGGTCTGGATTTCCCGACTGCTGAGGCAGCCGTGATCGCCTACCACGAAGCGAACCCCGCCACCGAGCCGGAAGCCGAATCTGCTTCGGCGGACGAAGAATTGGACGACGACCTCGCGGCCGACCGTGAAGCGCTGGCTGCGGTGGGTATTGACCTGGACTCGGTCCGGGACGCCGTACGCCGACGCTTCGGCACCGATATCGCCGACGGCTGGGGCGGTGGCCGACGGGGCGACGGTTTCGGCCCGCGAGGTCGTGGCCGCGGACGCCGCGGGCCGCGCAGCGAGCGCCTCGGCCCGATGCGCCGGTTCAGCCCCGAGCTTCGTGAGGTGATCACCTCGCTGATGCACGAGGCCAAGATGGACTTCGCGCAGAGCCGGCTCGATGAGGCGCAGGAGCGTCTGAACGAGCAGCGCGAGGCCGGTCCCCGCGACTTCGCCGACTCCCCCGACGGCGGTCCGCGTGGTTTCGAGGGCCGTGGTCCTCGGGGCCGGGGACGCGGGCACCACACCCATCACCGCTTCGCGCCCGGTGGCCCGCGGGAGGGCATGCGCCCCGGCCCGGGCGAGTGGGGCTTCGGCCCCGGCGAGTTCGACGGACGCGGACCCGGCCGAGGCGAAGGTCGTGGCGAAGGTCGTGGCGAAGGTCGCGGCGCACGTCGCGGATTCGGTGGCGGCCCACGACTCAGCGCCGACAAGGCGCTCGTCGCCTTGCTGCAGTCCGACGACCCGGCCCTGGCCGCCGTACTCGGTCAGGTCGACCGCGCGGCGATCATCGCTGCGGTCAGCGTCGACGCCTGA
- a CDS encoding ABC transporter ATP-binding protein translates to MAELTALPVTTNRLSASGVSLGYDDRRVIEDLTFALPDGEITAIVGANGCGKSTLLRGLTRLLKPTAGSVVLDGKDIHAMSGKEVARIVALLPQSPLAPEGITVTELVSRGRHPYHGMFKQWSTTDERAVTEALEVTGTIDMADRAVAELSGGQRQRVWIAMVLAQQTDLLLLDEPTSALDIAHAVDVLDLVTELNRDRGTTVAMVLHDLNLAARYATHLVAVHRGTIVAQGAPADVVNPEVVEQVFGIAAQVISDPVSGTPLIIPIGRHHRR, encoded by the coding sequence ATGGCTGAGTTGACTGCCCTTCCCGTGACCACCAACCGGTTGTCGGCGTCCGGGGTGAGCCTCGGGTACGACGATCGGCGGGTCATCGAGGACCTCACCTTCGCGTTACCCGACGGTGAGATCACTGCCATCGTGGGAGCCAACGGCTGCGGTAAGTCGACGCTGCTGCGCGGACTGACCCGGCTGCTGAAACCGACTGCTGGCTCAGTTGTCCTGGACGGCAAGGACATTCACGCCATGTCCGGCAAAGAGGTGGCCCGTATCGTGGCGCTCTTGCCGCAGTCACCGCTAGCCCCTGAAGGCATCACGGTGACCGAGTTGGTCAGCCGGGGCAGGCATCCGTACCATGGCATGTTCAAGCAGTGGTCCACAACGGACGAGCGAGCGGTGACGGAGGCGTTGGAGGTCACCGGCACGATCGACATGGCCGACCGGGCGGTCGCGGAGTTGTCCGGTGGGCAACGTCAACGGGTCTGGATCGCCATGGTGCTGGCCCAGCAGACCGACCTGCTCCTGCTGGACGAACCGACCTCGGCGCTGGACATCGCGCACGCGGTCGACGTCCTGGACCTGGTCACCGAGCTCAACCGGGATCGTGGGACCACCGTTGCGATGGTCTTGCACGACCTCAATCTGGCCGCGCGCTACGCAACCCACCTGGTCGCCGTACACCGAGGCACGATCGTCGCCCAAGGCGCACCTGCGGACGTCGTCAATCCAGAGGTCGTCGAACAGGTCTTCGGCATCGCCGCGCAGGTCATCTCCGACCCCGTCTCCGGCACCCCGCTGATCATCCCGATCGGCCGCCACCACCGACGCTGA
- a CDS encoding FecCD family ABC transporter permease, which yields MSTLLSQEIRPESIEKVRSTRKRVARRTSIVLIAVVLLWFGLFAARVLLGDFTITIPDFFRIAFGGVQMPPATFILMESKLPAAVAGTLAGLAFGASGAAFQTMLRNPLASPDVLGVTLGSSAAAVFALVVLGWSGLSMSLAALVGGMVVAAAINLLAGRDSAATYRMILIGIGVSAGLSSFIQWMLQRTSIYQAQDAMVWLTGSLAVIPWDGVARLAITVAVLLPLLAAALNGLRLLELGDDTALALGLNAARLRLTVSVLVVILCAMATSVTGPIAFIGLLSGPIARRLCGGRPNILVAAFVGAATVVGADYIGTYLIPNTNLPVGVITGIAGAPVLIFLLLKSRATIKDG from the coding sequence GTGAGCACGCTTCTGTCCCAGGAGATCCGGCCCGAGTCGATCGAGAAGGTGCGCTCGACGCGCAAACGGGTGGCTCGGCGTACATCGATCGTCCTGATCGCGGTCGTCCTCCTCTGGTTCGGGCTGTTCGCCGCGCGCGTCCTACTCGGGGACTTCACGATCACTATCCCCGACTTCTTCCGGATCGCGTTCGGTGGCGTGCAGATGCCGCCAGCGACGTTCATCCTGATGGAATCCAAACTGCCTGCGGCCGTGGCGGGTACGTTGGCCGGTCTCGCGTTCGGCGCCAGCGGGGCCGCGTTCCAGACGATGCTGCGCAACCCGCTGGCCAGCCCTGACGTCCTCGGGGTGACGCTCGGCTCCTCTGCTGCAGCGGTTTTCGCCCTTGTCGTACTCGGCTGGTCCGGGCTGAGCATGTCACTGGCGGCACTCGTCGGCGGCATGGTCGTCGCTGCCGCGATCAACCTGCTGGCCGGGCGGGACTCGGCCGCGACGTACCGGATGATCCTGATCGGGATCGGCGTCTCGGCCGGACTGTCCTCCTTCATCCAGTGGATGTTGCAGCGCACCAGCATCTACCAGGCACAGGACGCGATGGTCTGGCTGACCGGCAGCCTCGCGGTGATCCCCTGGGACGGGGTGGCCCGCCTGGCCATCACCGTTGCGGTTTTGCTACCACTGCTGGCGGCGGCCCTGAACGGTCTGCGGTTGCTCGAACTGGGTGACGACACGGCACTTGCTTTGGGGCTCAACGCGGCTCGGCTGCGGCTCACCGTGAGTGTGCTGGTGGTGATCCTGTGCGCGATGGCGACCTCGGTGACCGGGCCGATCGCCTTCATCGGGTTGCTGTCCGGTCCGATCGCCCGCCGACTGTGTGGCGGGCGGCCGAATATCCTGGTGGCGGCGTTCGTGGGAGCCGCGACCGTGGTGGGTGCCGACTACATCGGCACTTACCTGATCCCCAATACCAACCTGCCAGTGGGCGTCATCACGGGTATCGCAGGCGCTCCCGTGCTGATCTTCCTGCTGCTGAAGTCGAGAGCGACGATCAAGGATGGCTGA
- a CDS encoding FecCD family ABC transporter permease produces MTKRSTVAVTVSILMLTVTVMLSLAIGAQSLSPIEVLKAVFGGSTPEVQAIVQSRASRTLIGLVVGICIALSGAAMQGITRNPLADPGLLGVDSGAALAVVIGLTTGIASSQLSFVLLALVGASIAAVLVYLISSAGARGPDPVTMVLAGAAMGAAATGLVAGLLITHQGALDVYRFWSVGSIGGREVATVLPATLPFLILGALIVFVGAPALNALALGDEMATTLGHNVLRARALIALGAVLLAAGATSIAGPIAFVGLVIPHFARILRGPDYRSILPLCVILGPVLLLIADIVGRVISPPGEVSAGILTAVVGVPVLIYLVRRPGVVVA; encoded by the coding sequence GTGACCAAGCGTTCCACCGTGGCCGTGACGGTCAGCATCCTGATGCTGACCGTCACCGTCATGTTGTCCCTAGCCATCGGCGCGCAGTCGTTGTCCCCGATCGAGGTCCTCAAAGCGGTCTTCGGCGGCAGTACGCCGGAGGTGCAGGCGATCGTGCAGTCCCGCGCATCGCGCACCCTGATCGGGCTCGTCGTCGGGATCTGCATTGCGCTGTCCGGCGCTGCCATGCAAGGCATCACGCGCAATCCCCTGGCCGACCCCGGGTTGCTCGGCGTGGACTCCGGCGCTGCCCTCGCCGTCGTGATCGGCCTCACGACCGGGATCGCGAGCAGTCAGCTGTCGTTCGTGCTGTTGGCCCTGGTCGGTGCCTCGATCGCCGCGGTCCTGGTCTATCTGATCTCCTCGGCCGGCGCCCGCGGGCCGGATCCCGTGACGATGGTGCTGGCCGGCGCCGCGATGGGCGCCGCCGCGACCGGTCTGGTCGCGGGTCTGCTGATCACCCACCAGGGGGCGCTGGACGTCTACCGCTTCTGGTCCGTGGGCTCGATCGGTGGCCGCGAGGTAGCCACGGTGCTGCCTGCGACGTTGCCCTTCCTGATCCTCGGTGCGTTGATCGTGTTCGTCGGAGCACCTGCCCTGAACGCGCTGGCCCTGGGTGATGAGATGGCGACGACGCTTGGACACAACGTGCTGCGCGCCCGGGCCCTCATCGCCCTGGGCGCCGTGCTGCTGGCCGCCGGTGCGACATCGATCGCCGGGCCGATCGCCTTCGTGGGACTGGTCATTCCGCATTTCGCCCGGATCCTGCGGGGTCCGGACTACAGATCGATCCTGCCGCTGTGCGTGATCCTCGGACCGGTGCTGCTATTGATCGCCGACATCGTCGGCCGGGTTATCTCGCCCCCCGGTGAAGTGTCCGCCGGCATCCTGACCGCCGTGGTCGGCGTACCGGTGTTGATCTACCTGGTCCGACGCCCCGGGGTGGTGGTGGCGTGA
- a CDS encoding ABC transporter substrate-binding protein, whose protein sequence is MSDLSVSRRTLLGIFGAGAAGAALAACSTGSTSGSPTTGAGASSADASAYPVTIKHALGTTTISKPPTRIATVAETDQDMLVSLGVVPILVPATSWGGNARKSTDWFDAAVKKLGKDYPQQYSAADNLPVDEIAKATPDLILATNSGLTAEEYAKLSKIAPTVAYPGDAWGTTWQQSLEMVGKAVGKEAEAATLKTQTQQLIDDAKAKYPAIQGKTATWLYLDPTSNASFSVYLPLDNRPRMLNEFGFTTPAFVDTLQTANKGKFYADVSAEKASTADADVAVFYVTAAGDVAKLKSDKLLSQIPSLKSDTYVAAADNTISLTMGVPTTLSIPVAIEKFVPDLAKAAAKVS, encoded by the coding sequence GTGAGCGACCTCAGCGTCTCCCGGCGCACTCTCCTCGGCATCTTCGGTGCGGGTGCGGCCGGTGCCGCGCTCGCCGCCTGCTCAACCGGCTCGACCAGCGGCAGCCCGACGACCGGTGCTGGGGCGAGTAGCGCGGATGCGAGCGCCTACCCGGTGACCATCAAGCATGCGTTGGGCACGACGACCATCAGCAAACCGCCAACCCGCATCGCCACCGTTGCCGAGACCGACCAGGACATGCTGGTCAGCCTGGGTGTCGTCCCGATCCTGGTGCCGGCAACCAGCTGGGGCGGCAACGCTCGCAAGTCGACCGACTGGTTCGACGCTGCGGTCAAGAAATTGGGCAAGGACTACCCGCAGCAGTACAGCGCGGCGGACAACCTGCCCGTCGACGAGATCGCCAAGGCGACCCCCGACCTGATCCTGGCCACCAACTCCGGTCTGACGGCCGAGGAGTACGCCAAGTTGTCCAAGATCGCCCCGACCGTCGCCTATCCGGGTGATGCGTGGGGTACGACGTGGCAACAGTCCCTGGAGATGGTCGGCAAGGCGGTGGGCAAGGAGGCGGAGGCCGCCACGTTGAAGACCCAGACGCAGCAGCTCATCGACGACGCCAAGGCGAAGTACCCGGCCATCCAGGGCAAGACCGCCACGTGGCTCTACCTCGACCCGACGAGCAACGCCAGCTTCAGCGTCTACCTCCCGCTGGACAACCGTCCCCGAATGTTGAACGAATTCGGTTTCACCACACCGGCGTTCGTCGACACGCTGCAGACCGCCAACAAGGGCAAGTTCTACGCCGACGTATCCGCTGAGAAGGCCAGCACAGCCGACGCCGATGTCGCCGTCTTCTACGTCACCGCTGCTGGGGACGTCGCGAAGTTGAAGTCGGACAAGCTGCTGAGCCAGATCCCGTCGTTGAAGTCCGACACCTACGTGGCCGCAGCCGACAACACCATCTCCCTGACGATGGGCGTGCCCACGACGCTGAGCATCCCGGTCGCCATCGAGAAGTTCGTCCCCGACCTGGCGAAGGCGGCGGCGAAGGTCTCGTGA
- a CDS encoding ABC transporter substrate-binding protein, with translation MTVSRRAVLGAFGALSTTAALAACSTGSTSSSSPSATGSSTGTSDAGAFPVTIKNSFGNAVIPKEPTRIATLPFANEDYLAVLGVVPVLVPKWEAPAGNSRGSTDWFDAAVKKLGKDYPPQYSFTDSTPIDEIAKSTPDLLFGPYSGLTEQEYAKASKLAPTVAAPGAPYGATWQQILEIAGQATGKEAQAATAKTDLEKQIADAVAKYPAIKGKTIAVLRFLPTDTSKIFSTTTLDPRTALMLEFGFTTPQFVTDLSKANPQSYGAAISAEKAASTIDADVAIIFSEKDSDFDALKSNALLSKIPNIQNDTAIYLANNSDTNALNTPTVLSIPVVLEKYLPQLGAAAEKAK, from the coding sequence ATGACCGTCTCTCGCCGCGCCGTCCTCGGCGCCTTCGGTGCACTCAGCACCACTGCGGCCCTTGCCGCCTGCTCAACCGGATCGACCAGCAGCAGTTCGCCGTCCGCCACCGGCAGCAGCACCGGGACCTCGGACGCGGGAGCCTTCCCGGTCACGATCAAGAACTCGTTCGGAAACGCCGTCATCCCCAAAGAGCCGACCCGCATTGCGACGCTGCCCTTCGCCAACGAGGACTACCTGGCCGTGCTGGGCGTCGTCCCGGTGCTGGTCCCCAAGTGGGAAGCACCCGCCGGCAACTCCCGCGGATCGACCGACTGGTTCGACGCAGCCGTCAAGAAACTCGGCAAGGACTACCCCCCGCAGTACAGCTTCACCGACTCGACGCCGATCGATGAGATCGCCAAGTCCACTCCGGATCTGCTCTTCGGGCCCTACTCGGGGCTGACCGAGCAGGAGTACGCCAAGGCCAGCAAGTTGGCGCCGACCGTCGCTGCTCCGGGCGCACCCTACGGCGCGACCTGGCAGCAGATCCTCGAGATCGCCGGTCAGGCGACGGGCAAAGAGGCGCAGGCCGCAACGGCCAAGACCGACCTTGAGAAGCAGATCGCCGACGCCGTCGCAAAGTATCCCGCGATCAAGGGCAAGACGATCGCGGTCCTGCGGTTCCTGCCGACCGACACCTCCAAGATCTTTTCGACCACGACCCTGGATCCGCGCACTGCGCTGATGCTCGAGTTCGGTTTCACCACACCGCAATTCGTGACCGACCTGAGCAAGGCCAACCCGCAGTCCTACGGCGCGGCGATCTCCGCGGAGAAGGCGGCAAGCACCATCGACGCCGACGTCGCGATCATCTTCAGCGAGAAGGACTCCGACTTCGACGCCCTGAAGTCGAACGCACTGCTCAGCAAGATCCCGAACATTCAGAACGACACGGCGATCTACCTCGCCAACAACTCCGACACCAACGCGCTCAACACCCCGACGGTGTTGTCGATCCCGGTGGTCCTGGAGAAGTACCTGCCGCAGCTCGGCGCGGCGGCGGAGAAGGCGAAGTGA
- a CDS encoding HAD family acid phosphatase — MPRSTSAATALIVAATLPLLSLTGTAEARTTPRVPDGVAKSLSQFTDRFLTPQTHFTMQADGSSGKTVGGEGIPNIDSVKSTIRTYYNADSTGIANKTSSPYINQMSSLLGKTAKQLKAMYAKSAKSGKKPAIVLDADDTTLWTYDMEDNAMHFNFDPALQDVWVQGEKFPATPGMVAFVKAAQNAGFAIFGLTGRGDSQKAATLGNLSKVGYTAFNSTNFYTKWAGAQPDYITCAAAKCTTVEYKSGTRKHIESLGYDIALNVGDQFSDLQGGYADRTLKLPNPTYYLPSPDLPGLSEPSLSPRTHFTMKADGSSGKTVGGEGIPNIDSVKSTIRTYYNADSTGIANKTSSPYITQMNRLTATISPVLNAACSLSSRFGVKPAIVLDADDTTLWTYDMEDNAMHFNFDPALQDVWVQGQKFPATPAMTTLVNAASKAGCTLIGLTGRGAAQKDATLGNLAKVGYTGFTAANYYTKWATGEQPSYITCAAAKCTTIEYKSQTRAYVQSQGYTILANFGDQFSDLIGGSALVPVKLPNPTYYLP; from the coding sequence GAGTCTGAGTCAGTTCACCGACCGATTCCTGACCCCACAGACTCACTTCACCATGCAGGCCGATGGTTCGAGCGGGAAAACAGTTGGTGGAGAAGGGATTCCGAATATCGACTCGGTGAAGTCGACGATCCGGACCTACTACAACGCGGACTCGACGGGCATCGCGAACAAGACCAGCTCGCCGTACATCAATCAGATGTCCTCGCTCCTGGGCAAGACCGCCAAACAACTGAAGGCGATGTACGCCAAGAGCGCGAAGTCGGGCAAGAAACCCGCGATCGTGCTGGACGCAGACGACACCACGTTGTGGACCTATGACATGGAAGACAACGCCATGCACTTCAACTTCGACCCCGCCCTGCAGGACGTGTGGGTGCAGGGCGAGAAGTTCCCGGCAACCCCGGGCATGGTGGCCTTCGTCAAGGCCGCGCAGAACGCCGGCTTCGCGATCTTCGGCCTGACCGGCCGCGGCGACAGTCAGAAGGCTGCGACCCTCGGCAACCTGTCCAAGGTCGGTTACACCGCGTTCAACTCAACCAACTTCTACACCAAATGGGCTGGGGCACAGCCGGATTACATCACCTGTGCCGCGGCTAAGTGCACCACCGTCGAGTACAAGTCGGGCACCCGTAAGCACATCGAGTCCCTCGGCTACGACATTGCGCTGAACGTCGGCGACCAGTTCTCCGACCTGCAGGGCGGGTACGCCGATCGGACGCTGAAATTGCCGAACCCCACCTACTATCTGCCCTCCCCTGACCTGCCGGGGCTGAGCGAGCCGTCTCTCTCGCCGCGCACCCACTTCACCATGAAGGCGGATGGCTCGAGTGGCAAAACCGTTGGTGGAGAAGGCATCCCGAACATCGACTCGGTGAAGTCGACGATCCGGACCTACTACAACGCGGACTCCACGGGCATCGCGAACAAGACCAGCTCGCCGTACATCACGCAGATGAACCGGCTGACCGCCACGATCAGCCCGGTCCTGAACGCCGCGTGCTCCCTGAGCTCGCGGTTCGGGGTCAAGCCGGCCATCGTCCTGGATGCTGACGACACCACGCTGTGGACGTATGACATGGAAGACAACGCCATGCACTTCAACTTCGACCCCGCCCTGCAGGACGTGTGGGTGCAAGGCCAGAAGTTCCCGGCGACGCCCGCGATGACCACCCTGGTCAACGCGGCCAGCAAGGCCGGCTGCACGCTGATCGGATTGACCGGCCGCGGCGCCGCGCAGAAGGACGCCACGCTCGGCAACCTTGCCAAGGTCGGCTACACCGGCTTCACCGCCGCGAACTACTACACCAAGTGGGCTACGGGTGAGCAGCCGAGCTACATCACCTGCGCAGCCGCCAAGTGCACGACGATCGAGTACAAGTCGCAGACCCGCGCCTACGTGCAGTCGCAGGGATACACGATCCTGGCGAACTTCGGCGACCAGTTCAGCGACCTGATCGGCGGAAGCGCTCTGGTCCCGGTGAAGCTGCCGAACCCGACGTATTACCTGCCCTGA